In Gemmatimonadota bacterium, a single window of DNA contains:
- a CDS encoding alpha-ketoacid dehydrogenase subunit beta, whose translation MTQTRPEHVSQSLRGEPVTMLEAIREALWDEMEHDERVFLLGEDIGFYGGAFKVTEGFLDRFGGQRVVDTPISEAGFTGAAAGAAHMGLRPVVEMQFMDFVSCAYQPLTNYIATSRYRGSGPMPVVVRGPVGGGVRGGPFHSQNPEMAFFHTPGLKIVYPCTARDAKGLLKAAIRDDDPVLFFEHKKLYRAPALRETLPAEDYVVPLGEALVRRPGADVTVVTYGMMVHESMSAAERLAVEDGIDVEVLDLRTLLPLDEDAILDSVKRTNRLLVVHEDTRTGGIAGEISMRVNEKAFEWLDAPILRVTSIDSPVPYSPPLEDYFLPQVDDIVTACRYLAHY comes from the coding sequence ATGACCCAGACCCGCCCCGAGCACGTCTCGCAGTCTCTGCGCGGGGAGCCGGTCACCATGCTGGAGGCCATCCGCGAGGCTCTCTGGGACGAGATGGAGCACGACGAGCGGGTGTTCCTCCTGGGCGAGGACATCGGCTTCTACGGCGGCGCCTTCAAGGTCACCGAAGGTTTCCTGGACCGCTTCGGCGGGCAGCGCGTCGTGGACACGCCCATCAGCGAGGCCGGGTTCACCGGCGCCGCGGCGGGCGCGGCGCACATGGGCCTGCGTCCGGTGGTGGAGATGCAGTTCATGGACTTCGTCTCGTGCGCCTACCAGCCGCTCACCAACTACATCGCCACGTCTCGGTACCGCGGCAGCGGGCCCATGCCCGTGGTCGTGCGCGGCCCGGTAGGGGGCGGCGTGCGGGGCGGTCCGTTCCACTCGCAGAACCCCGAAATGGCGTTCTTTCACACGCCCGGGCTCAAGATCGTCTACCCGTGCACCGCCCGAGACGCCAAGGGGCTCCTCAAGGCCGCCATTCGCGACGACGATCCGGTCCTCTTCTTCGAGCACAAGAAGCTCTATCGGGCCCCCGCGCTGCGCGAGACGCTGCCCGCCGAAGACTACGTGGTGCCGCTCGGGGAAGCGCTCGTGCGCCGCCCCGGCGCCGACGTCACGGTCGTGACCTACGGCATGATGGTGCACGAGAGCATGAGCGCGGCCGAAAGATTGGCCGTCGAAGACGGCATCGACGTGGAGGTCCTGGACCTGCGTACGCTTCTTCCGCTGGACGAGGACGCTATCTTGGATAGCGTGAAGCGGACCAACAGACTACTGGTGGTGCACGAGGACACCCGCACGGGGGGCATCGCCGGTGAGATCTCCATGCGCGTGAACGAAAAGGCGTTCGAGTGGCTGGATGCGCCCATCCTGCGCGTGACCTCGATCGATTCGCCGGTGCCGTACTCGCCTCCGCTGGAGGACTACTTTCTGCCGCAGGTCGATGACATCGTGACGGCCTGCAGATACCTGGCTCACTACTAG
- a CDS encoding phosphoglycerate kinase has protein sequence MPVPTIDDLSDSLEGKRVFLRADLNVPLQDGRVTDATRIEETIPTLRRLLERGAAVVVASHLGRPGGVSDPALSLRPVADALARALGAPVRFAETDEEARAPLAAGEVVVRENLRFDPREEADDPAFGEALVEGADVYVNDAFGAAHRSHASVHAAALAARRSGRPVVAGDLMARELRYLAAALDDPDRPFLAILGGAKISGKIEVIEHLLERADGLLIGGAMANTFFRALGLETGRSLVEEDRVDTAAKLLRAAGPRLTLPVDCVVLREGADEPARLSRDQVPADGSILDIGSRSVGIFARAVAASRTVIWNGPMGRFERPPYDAGTNGLARAAAEAVERGSTVIVGGGDTAAALAAAGLDDRMTHVSTGGGASLEFLEGKPLPGVAALETEVA, from the coding sequence ATGCCCGTACCGACGATAGACGACCTGAGCGATTCGCTGGAGGGCAAGCGCGTCTTCCTGCGCGCGGATCTCAACGTGCCGCTCCAGGACGGGCGCGTCACCGACGCCACCCGCATCGAGGAGACGATCCCCACCCTGCGGCGACTGCTGGAGCGCGGCGCGGCGGTGGTCGTGGCGTCGCACCTGGGGCGCCCCGGCGGCGTCAGCGATCCCGCGCTGTCGCTGCGGCCGGTGGCCGACGCGCTGGCGCGCGCGCTCGGCGCCCCGGTGCGTTTCGCGGAGACCGACGAGGAGGCGCGCGCGCCGCTCGCCGCGGGCGAAGTGGTGGTGCGCGAGAACCTGCGCTTCGATCCCCGCGAGGAGGCCGATGACCCCGCGTTCGGGGAGGCGCTGGTGGAGGGGGCGGACGTGTACGTCAACGACGCCTTCGGGGCCGCGCACAGGTCCCACGCTTCCGTCCACGCCGCCGCCCTCGCGGCGCGCCGTTCGGGTCGGCCCGTGGTGGCCGGGGACCTGATGGCGCGCGAGCTGCGCTACCTGGCAGCGGCCCTCGACGACCCCGACCGGCCATTCCTGGCGATCCTCGGCGGGGCCAAGATCAGCGGCAAGATCGAGGTGATCGAGCACCTGCTGGAGCGGGCGGACGGCCTGCTGATCGGGGGCGCGATGGCCAACACCTTCTTTCGCGCGCTGGGACTCGAGACGGGGCGGTCTCTGGTGGAGGAGGACCGCGTCGACACGGCGGCCAAGCTCCTGCGCGCCGCCGGCCCCCGGCTGACCCTGCCGGTGGACTGCGTGGTGCTGCGCGAGGGGGCGGACGAGCCCGCGCGGTTGAGCCGCGACCAGGTACCGGCGGACGGCAGCATTCTGGACATAGGATCGCGCTCGGTGGGCATCTTCGCGCGCGCCGTCGCGGCTTCGCGGACGGTGATCTGGAACGGCCCCATGGGGCGGTTCGAGCGGCCCCCGTACGACGCGGGCACGAACGGACTGGCGCGCGCCGCCGCGGAGGCCGTCGAGCGTGGCTCGACCGTAATCGTGGGCGGGGGCGACACCGCGGCCGCGCTGGCCGCGGCGGGTCTGGATGATCGCATGACGCACGTGTCCACCGGCGGAGGGGCTTCGTTGGAGTTTCTGGAGGGGAAGCCGCTGCCCGGGGTAGCGGCTCTGGAGACGGAGGTAGCATGA
- the moaA gene encoding GTP 3',8-cyclase MoaA: protein MSDLLDRPNDLLDSATLLRRGHEASDPGPAGMTDVHGRRIRYLRVSVTDKCNLRCVYCMPVEGLPWLRRDELLTYEEIARVVGEMAELGLERVRVTGGEPLVRRDLPELIAQIAAVPGIEDVSLSTNAVLLTQHAEALKDAGLDRVNVSLDSLRADRVDAIARRPGSFERIMAGLDAAERAEFTPIKLNVVVMRGRNDDELEDFARVTVERPWHVRFIELMPVAGNLDLSVDEFVGAPEMLDRLRRIDDLEPAEGPAGNGPATYFRLPGARGTVGVITPMSHNFCERCNRMRLTADGQLRPCLFGHIQTDLRTPLRAGQSIVPHVLETLAIKPLQHDLVAGSAAGSGGLVALSQVGG from the coding sequence GTGAGCGACCTTCTCGACCGCCCGAACGACCTTCTCGATAGCGCGACCTTGCTCCGCCGCGGGCACGAGGCCTCCGACCCGGGCCCGGCGGGGATGACCGACGTGCACGGCCGCCGCATCCGCTACCTGCGCGTGTCCGTCACGGACAAGTGCAACCTGCGCTGCGTGTACTGCATGCCCGTCGAGGGGCTGCCGTGGCTGCGCCGCGACGAGCTGCTCACGTACGAAGAGATCGCGCGCGTCGTAGGCGAGATGGCCGAGTTGGGACTCGAGCGCGTGCGCGTGACCGGGGGTGAACCTCTGGTCCGGCGCGATCTGCCGGAATTGATCGCACAGATCGCCGCGGTGCCCGGGATCGAGGACGTGTCCCTGTCGACCAACGCGGTGCTGCTCACTCAGCACGCCGAGGCGCTGAAGGACGCGGGCCTCGATCGCGTGAACGTGTCGCTCGACTCGCTGCGGGCCGACCGCGTGGACGCCATCGCCCGCCGGCCGGGGTCCTTCGAGCGCATCATGGCGGGATTGGACGCCGCCGAGCGGGCGGAGTTTACGCCTATCAAGCTCAACGTGGTGGTCATGCGCGGGCGCAACGACGACGAGCTCGAAGACTTCGCGCGCGTCACCGTCGAACGTCCCTGGCACGTCCGCTTCATCGAGCTGATGCCGGTCGCCGGCAACCTGGACCTGTCCGTCGACGAGTTCGTGGGCGCCCCCGAGATGCTGGACCGGCTGCGTCGGATCGACGACCTGGAGCCCGCGGAGGGGCCCGCCGGCAACGGACCCGCGACCTACTTTCGCCTGCCCGGCGCGCGCGGCACGGTGGGCGTGATCACGCCCATGAGCCACAACTTCTGCGAGCGCTGCAACCGCATGCGCCTGACCGCCGACGGCCAGCTCCGGCCCTGCCTGTTCGGGCACATCCAGACCGACCTGCGGACGCCCCTGCGCGCGGGCCAGTCGATCGTCCCGCACGTTCTCGAGACCCTGGCCATCAAGCCACTCCAACACGACCTCGTGGCCGGATCCGCGGCGGGCTCGGGCGGACTCGTGGCGCTGTCGCAGGTGGGCGGGTAG
- a CDS encoding HU family DNA-binding protein: MTKADLVEQVADAIGPGITKKDCALVVDGLLNAIKEALAEHRHIEIRGFGTFKVRERKSRMARNPRTGDRVHVPSRAVPVFKPSKEMRGQVAGEPLTAEPLF, encoded by the coding sequence ATGACGAAAGCGGACCTCGTGGAGCAGGTCGCAGACGCGATCGGCCCCGGGATTACCAAGAAGGACTGCGCCCTGGTCGTGGACGGGCTGCTGAACGCGATCAAGGAGGCCTTGGCGGAGCACCGCCATATCGAGATCCGCGGTTTCGGGACGTTCAAGGTCCGGGAGCGCAAGTCTCGCATGGCGCGCAACCCGCGCACTGGCGACCGCGTTCACGTGCCGTCCCGGGCCGTCCCCGTGTTCAAGCCCTCCAAGGAGATGCGGGGGCAAGTGGCCGGGGAGCCGCTCACGGCCGAGCCCCTTTTCTGA
- a CDS encoding sigma-70 family RNA polymerase sigma factor codes for MNDPAALQVGPLAQGPDDASLVRRARLGDERALETLVLRHQDVAFDAAFRVVGDEDTAADVAQDAFLKAFKGLDRFREEASFRTWLIRIVINTARSALRTRGRRRERSLESVDEPVSQEDPARIALIRTEADRVGERLAELPEKQRLAITLRVFEGMSYREIAEACGSTEGAMRVNYHMGIKRLREWLT; via the coding sequence GTGAACGATCCGGCAGCCCTCCAGGTCGGCCCGCTCGCGCAGGGGCCGGACGACGCGTCGCTGGTACGGCGTGCGCGGCTGGGCGACGAGCGCGCGCTGGAGACGCTGGTCCTCCGGCACCAGGACGTGGCCTTCGACGCGGCGTTTCGGGTGGTCGGCGACGAGGACACCGCCGCCGACGTCGCCCAGGATGCTTTCTTGAAGGCGTTCAAGGGCCTGGATCGATTCCGCGAGGAGGCGAGCTTTCGGACGTGGCTCATCCGCATCGTGATCAACACCGCGAGATCGGCGTTGCGCACGCGCGGGCGACGCCGGGAGCGCTCGCTGGAGAGCGTGGATGAACCCGTCAGCCAGGAGGATCCGGCGCGGATCGCGCTGATCCGAACGGAAGCGGACCGGGTGGGGGAGAGGTTGGCAGAGTTGCCGGAGAAGCAGCGCTTGGCGATAACGCTGAGGGTATTCGAGGGAATGAGCTACCGTGAGATCGCCGAAGCGTGCGGATCCACGGAAGGCGCGATGCGAGTAAATTACCATATGGGGATCAAGCGGCTCAGGGAGTGGCTCACATGA
- a CDS encoding dihydrolipoamide acetyltransferase family protein — protein sequence MSRIEVPMPQMGESIAEGTVSKWLKTVGDAVERDEPILEISTDKVDAEIPAPAAGTLVEISVQEGETVEVGTVVAFIDTEAGGNGGAPVVAQEAPEPAAEEEAPEEVAKEAAPAPAAAAEESAPAEPASAPAAPSAPAPAAPATQAAEPAGPETADERLRRRSTPLVRRIAAEHGVDIGAVPGTGRAGRVTKQDILAFVEGGPPAAPTPAAPVPAAPVVAAPAAGGALDEAALWQTFYGKVQHPEYPVRDADRVEPMSRMRKLTADHMVRAKRIAPHVHSFIEVDFTAIDRARRAGKARWAEKGVKVSFTAFVAQAVARVLPEFPTVNGVVSGDNLVYRGNVNLGIAVDLNPGLIVPVIRNADELTLVGVARAISDLAARARDRKLMPDEIQGATFSITNPGVLGTYVGMPVIPEGTAAILGTGAIEKRPVVVEVDGQDAIVISKRSMFSLGYDHRIVDGADAARFLARLKEVMESVPEDAA from the coding sequence ATGTCTCGAATCGAAGTCCCGATGCCTCAGATGGGCGAATCGATCGCCGAAGGCACCGTATCCAAGTGGCTGAAGACGGTGGGAGACGCGGTTGAGCGCGACGAGCCGATCCTGGAGATATCCACCGACAAGGTGGACGCGGAGATCCCGGCTCCGGCCGCCGGCACCCTGGTCGAGATAAGCGTCCAGGAGGGCGAGACCGTAGAAGTGGGGACCGTCGTGGCGTTCATCGACACCGAGGCCGGAGGCAACGGCGGGGCGCCGGTGGTGGCGCAGGAGGCACCGGAGCCGGCCGCCGAAGAGGAGGCGCCCGAAGAGGTCGCAAAAGAGGCGGCGCCGGCTCCGGCTGCAGCGGCCGAGGAGAGCGCTCCCGCCGAGCCCGCCTCGGCACCCGCCGCACCTTCCGCCCCGGCGCCGGCCGCGCCCGCCACTCAGGCCGCCGAGCCCGCCGGGCCCGAGACCGCCGATGAGCGCCTGAGGCGCCGCTCGACCCCGCTGGTGCGGCGCATCGCCGCCGAGCACGGAGTGGACATCGGCGCGGTGCCGGGGACCGGACGCGCGGGACGCGTGACCAAGCAGGACATCCTCGCCTTCGTGGAGGGAGGCCCCCCGGCCGCGCCGACGCCCGCCGCGCCCGTGCCGGCGGCGCCGGTGGTCGCCGCGCCGGCCGCGGGTGGCGCGCTGGACGAGGCCGCGCTGTGGCAGACCTTCTACGGCAAGGTCCAGCACCCCGAGTACCCGGTGCGCGACGCGGACCGCGTCGAGCCCATGAGCCGCATGCGCAAGCTCACCGCCGACCACATGGTCCGCGCCAAGCGCATCGCGCCGCACGTGCACTCGTTCATCGAGGTCGACTTCACGGCCATCGACCGGGCCCGCCGGGCGGGCAAGGCGCGCTGGGCCGAGAAGGGCGTCAAGGTCAGCTTCACCGCGTTCGTCGCCCAGGCGGTGGCCCGCGTGCTGCCCGAGTTCCCGACGGTGAATGGCGTGGTGTCCGGTGACAACCTGGTCTATCGGGGCAACGTCAATCTGGGCATCGCGGTGGACCTGAACCCCGGCCTGATCGTGCCGGTGATCCGCAACGCCGACGAGTTGACGCTGGTGGGGGTCGCGCGCGCCATCAGCGACCTCGCCGCGAGGGCGCGCGATCGCAAGCTCATGCCGGACGAGATCCAGGGTGCGACCTTCAGCATCACCAACCCCGGGGTGCTCGGCACCTACGTGGGCATGCCCGTGATTCCCGAGGGTACCGCGGCAATCCTGGGGACCGGCGCCATCGAGAAACGGCCGGTGGTGGTGGAAGTGGACGGGCAGGACGCGATCGTCATTAGCAAGCGCTCGATGTTCTCGCTCGGCTACGACCACCGCATCGTGGACGGCGCCGACGCCGCGCGCTTCCTGGCGCGGCTGAAGGAGGTCATGGAGAGCGTCCCGGAGGACGCGGCCTAG
- a CDS encoding ribonuclease H, translated as MSDLIFIHADESCLGNRRDKPSPGGAGGLVEIWRDGAWARRDFWLSEPATTNNRMALRSAIEPLGALSRRCRVRFTSDSQYLVRGMSEWVAGWISRGWRRKAGPIENLELWQDLVEEADRHDVRWHWVRGHSGHPRNEFANYLAIEAARGATGSAGLIPSGFDDWLLAERDSGRYLDFDEFAGPDGTWPELELAGDSGVDSHSGGGGPSSTTDA; from the coding sequence GTGAGCGACCTGATCTTCATCCACGCGGACGAGTCCTGCCTGGGCAACCGGCGCGACAAGCCGTCGCCGGGCGGCGCCGGCGGCCTGGTCGAGATATGGCGGGACGGCGCCTGGGCCCGCCGCGACTTCTGGCTGAGCGAACCGGCCACCACCAACAACCGCATGGCGCTGCGCAGCGCCATCGAGCCCCTCGGCGCCCTCAGCCGCCGCTGCCGGGTGCGCTTCACGTCGGATTCGCAGTACCTGGTCAGGGGCATGTCGGAGTGGGTCGCCGGCTGGATCAGCCGCGGCTGGAGGCGCAAGGCGGGGCCCATCGAAAACCTCGAGCTGTGGCAGGACCTGGTCGAGGAGGCCGATCGACACGACGTGCGCTGGCACTGGGTGCGGGGCCACTCCGGCCATCCGCGCAACGAATTCGCCAACTACCTGGCGATCGAGGCGGCTCGGGGCGCCACCGGGAGCGCGGGGCTGATCCCCTCCGGTTTCGACGACTGGCTGCTGGCCGAACGCGACTCGGGCCGCTACCTGGACTTCGACGAGTTCGCGGGACCCGACGGCACCTGGCCGGAGCTGGAGCTCGCGGGCGACAGCGGGGTGGACAGCCACTCCGGCGGCGGCGGGCCTTCCTCCACCACCGACGCGTAG
- the tpiA gene encoding triose-phosphate isomerase, with amino-acid sequence MSAVRPPVIAGNWKMHHAPQAARAFGSRLADALGEPGPTVALFPPALSLAALAEGLGAGTPVRLGVQHIHWKDSGAFTGEVSAPMAAAAGATLALVGHSERRHLFGETDEETARKVGAAFEAGLTPVLCVGETEAQRDAGEVEAVLARQLDAVTARLDDGRLAALVLAYEPVWAIGTGRTATPGDASAAHEVLRARLTARLGAAAAGVPVLYGGSVKPANAAELLRAPEVGGVLVGGASLQVESFAAIVAAAPASADGA; translated from the coding sequence ATGAGCGCCGTACGGCCGCCGGTGATCGCCGGTAACTGGAAGATGCACCACGCGCCCCAGGCGGCGCGCGCCTTCGGCTCGCGTCTCGCCGACGCGCTGGGCGAGCCCGGCCCCACGGTGGCGCTGTTCCCGCCGGCGCTGTCCCTGGCGGCGCTCGCCGAAGGCCTCGGCGCGGGCACGCCCGTGCGGCTCGGGGTCCAGCACATTCACTGGAAGGACAGCGGGGCGTTCACCGGCGAGGTGTCCGCGCCCATGGCCGCGGCGGCCGGCGCCACGCTCGCGCTGGTGGGGCACAGCGAGCGACGCCACCTGTTCGGCGAGACCGACGAGGAAACCGCGCGCAAGGTCGGAGCGGCGTTCGAGGCGGGGCTCACGCCCGTGCTGTGCGTTGGCGAAACCGAGGCCCAACGCGACGCGGGTGAGGTGGAGGCGGTGCTGGCCAGGCAGCTCGACGCGGTGACCGCCCGGCTGGACGACGGGCGCCTGGCCGCGCTGGTCCTGGCGTACGAGCCGGTATGGGCCATCGGCACCGGTCGCACGGCCACGCCCGGGGACGCCAGCGCGGCGCACGAGGTGCTGCGCGCGCGCCTGACTGCGAGGCTCGGCGCCGCGGCCGCCGGGGTGCCGGTCCTGTACGGCGGTTCCGTCAAGCCGGCGAACGCGGCCGAGTTGCTGCGTGCCCCCGAGGTGGGCGGCGTCCTGGTCGGCGGAGCGAGCCTGCAGGTGGAGAGTTTCGCGGCGATCGTGGCGGCGGCGCCTGCGTCGGCCGATGGCGCTTGA
- a CDS encoding DUF222 domain-containing protein, translated as MYAAMRAQARGMWVLRERAAPVEAASESVDPEDELYLLGERCAATYMQAEVLKYEAMLLLAEFDERGGWRNTGFGSSAEWLAWRVGIKRGPARERVRTARALRELPLTSAAMREGELSFTKVRALTRVAGPASEAALLELARSCSAAKLERLARGWTELCAGEEAKAEERRHRSRTFSVFPDEDGMYVVRGRLDPEVGAALMRAIEAASDALYGAEREGADAPGAEPDQTKPEQRRADAVGLVAERALAAGFTDGPLSGSRAERYQVMLHVEEATLAGAEDRSGHRVPSAHGAAHVSAETSGEQVARAGGPPRSELGDGVRVSAETSRRIACDAAVVRITRGRDGGVLGA; from the coding sequence ATGTACGCTGCGATGAGGGCGCAGGCGCGGGGGATGTGGGTGTTGCGGGAGCGGGCGGCGCCGGTCGAGGCGGCGTCAGAGTCAGTCGACCCCGAAGACGAGCTGTACCTGCTGGGCGAGCGCTGCGCTGCGACCTACATGCAGGCCGAGGTACTGAAGTACGAGGCTATGCTGCTGTTGGCGGAGTTCGACGAGCGCGGGGGCTGGCGTAACACCGGCTTCGGCTCGAGCGCCGAGTGGCTGGCCTGGCGCGTGGGCATCAAGCGCGGCCCGGCCAGGGAGCGGGTGCGCACGGCCAGAGCGCTGCGAGAGCTGCCGCTGACGTCGGCGGCGATGCGCGAGGGCGAGCTGTCGTTCACTAAGGTGCGCGCGCTGACGAGGGTGGCGGGGCCAGCGAGCGAGGCGGCGCTGCTCGAGCTCGCGCGCTCGTGCTCGGCGGCGAAGCTCGAGCGCCTCGCGCGCGGCTGGACGGAGCTGTGCGCCGGTGAGGAGGCGAAGGCCGAGGAACGGCGCCACAGGAGCCGCACGTTCAGCGTGTTTCCCGACGAGGACGGCATGTACGTCGTCAGGGGCAGGCTCGACCCGGAGGTGGGCGCGGCGCTGATGAGGGCAATCGAGGCCGCGAGCGACGCTCTGTACGGCGCAGAGCGAGAGGGCGCCGACGCGCCGGGAGCCGAGCCAGACCAGACGAAGCCCGAGCAGCGTCGCGCGGACGCGGTCGGGCTGGTGGCCGAGCGCGCGCTCGCGGCCGGCTTCACGGACGGCCCGCTCAGCGGCTCACGCGCCGAGCGTTACCAGGTCATGCTGCACGTGGAGGAGGCGACGTTAGCTGGGGCGGAAGACAGATCCGGGCACCGTGTCCCCTCCGCGCATGGCGCCGCCCACGTTTCCGCGGAAACGTCTGGGGAGCAAGTGGCGAGGGCGGGCGGCCCGCCGCGCTCGGAGCTTGGGGACGGCGTGCGCGTTTCCGCGGAAACGTCCAGGCGAATCGCGTGCGACGCTGCGGTGGTGCGGATCACGCGCGGCCGTGACGGCGGGGTGCTGGGCGCG
- a CDS encoding MoaD/ThiS family protein: protein MRSVPATVDAVTHVAAAAAVEAPVPADAVGAPVPASGDAGDGHVPVAPNARVRVLLFASYRDLAGTGELEVRVRVGDDVAAALAEARARAPGLERLPQTLAVAVNGVYADFATALADGDEIALLPPVAGG from the coding sequence GTGAGGAGCGTCCCGGCCACCGTCGATGCGGTTACGCACGTCGCGGCCGCTGCCGCTGTGGAGGCGCCGGTCCCGGCCGACGCCGTGGGGGCGCCGGTCCCGGCCAGTGGGGACGCCGGCGACGGCCACGTGCCGGTCGCCCCCAACGCGCGCGTCCGCGTGCTGCTCTTTGCTTCCTACCGCGACCTGGCGGGGACCGGAGAGCTGGAGGTGCGCGTGCGAGTGGGCGACGACGTGGCAGCCGCGCTGGCCGAGGCACGGGCGCGTGCGCCGGGACTCGAGCGGCTCCCGCAGACGCTCGCCGTGGCGGTGAATGGCGTTTACGCGGACTTCGCCACTGCGCTGGCGGACGGCGACGAAATCGCGCTGCTGCCACCCGTGGCTGGAGGGTGA
- a CDS encoding molybdenum cofactor biosynthesis protein MoaE codes for MRDDSGCITAQITDEPIDTARVLREVSDAAHGAALLFLGVVRDHNEGRAVLGIRYEAYRDMAEAELLRIAREAAGDRPARVSLTHRVGDLKVDDVSLAVAVSTPHRADSYELSRTILEEIKRRVPVWKFERYADGAEEWLSGVTPGGGSPGDSPSASAASPGATPT; via the coding sequence ATGAGGGACGACTCTGGGTGCATAACGGCTCAGATCACGGACGAGCCGATCGACACCGCGCGCGTGCTGCGCGAGGTGAGTGACGCCGCGCACGGCGCGGCGCTTCTGTTTCTGGGCGTGGTCCGCGACCATAACGAGGGCCGCGCCGTATTGGGCATCCGCTACGAGGCGTACCGCGACATGGCCGAGGCCGAACTCCTCCGAATCGCCCGAGAGGCCGCGGGCGACCGACCCGCCCGGGTGTCACTGACGCACCGCGTCGGCGACCTGAAGGTGGACGACGTCAGCCTGGCGGTGGCGGTGTCGACGCCGCACCGCGCCGACTCCTACGAGCTGTCCCGGACCATCCTCGAAGAGATCAAGCGACGCGTGCCGGTGTGGAAGTTCGAGCGCTACGCCGACGGAGCGGAGGAGTGGCTGAGCGGAGTAACGCCCGGAGGCGGGTCGCCGGGTGACTCGCCGTCGGCGAGCGCAGCGTCGCCGGGAGCCACGCCCACGTGA
- the secG gene encoding preprotein translocase subunit SecG, whose translation MFGLTFAVLLTIGVLLMVVVLLQAGKGGGLAAMGGANASTDSVLGGRQAATLLTKLSWWFGGSFLVLALVLSIMSSRGTAPTSVLQDEFQNGAAAPTPVLPGAVAPAEDGAAPTEPPAQDGDDPGGP comes from the coding sequence GTGTTCGGATTGACTTTCGCGGTGCTGCTGACGATCGGCGTCCTGCTCATGGTCGTCGTGCTTCTGCAGGCAGGGAAGGGCGGCGGGCTCGCCGCGATGGGGGGCGCCAACGCCTCGACGGACTCGGTTCTCGGGGGTCGCCAGGCCGCTACCCTGCTGACCAAGCTGTCGTGGTGGTTCGGCGGGAGCTTTCTCGTCCTGGCGCTCGTGCTGAGCATCATGTCGTCGCGCGGGACCGCGCCGACGTCGGTCCTCCAGGACGAGTTCCAGAACGGCGCGGCGGCGCCCACCCCGGTGCTGCCCGGCGCCGTGGCTCCAGCCGAGGACGGCGCCGCTCCCACGGAGCCGCCCGCGCAGGATGGAGACGACCCCGGAGGACCTTGA
- the carA gene encoding glutamine-hydrolyzing carbamoyl-phosphate synthase small subunit → MTRNAYLLLEDGRAFPGEPFGALGPAHGEAVFNTVMCGYQEVLTDPSYARQIVVMTAPQVGNYGVNGADPQSSKVQVAGFVVRDLSRAPASWRSEGTLEDYLTEAGVAGLTGVDTRALTRHIRSAGAMRAAIAAPGTDKDALLAEIRAQPGMEGRDLSGEVTTAEPYVTPAAGRRRFRVASLDFGVKSRSLDMLAERGCECHTLPASAGLEDVEALDPDGVFVSNGPGDPAAIPDADAVLRAVAERGVPIFGICLGCQLIARSWGADTYKLLYGHRGGNHPVRRVEDGAVEITSQNHGFAVHADGEEGVSGAPDLVVTHCNLNDGTVEGVAHRSLPVFAVQYHPEAAPGPHDASYLFDRFVAAMEERLNRG, encoded by the coding sequence TTGACTAGAAACGCATACTTGCTCCTGGAGGACGGGAGGGCTTTCCCGGGAGAGCCCTTCGGGGCGCTCGGGCCGGCGCACGGCGAGGCCGTGTTCAACACCGTCATGTGCGGATACCAGGAGGTCCTCACGGATCCGTCCTACGCCCGCCAGATAGTCGTGATGACCGCCCCTCAGGTAGGCAACTACGGGGTCAACGGCGCCGATCCGCAGTCCAGCAAGGTGCAGGTGGCAGGCTTCGTGGTCCGCGACCTGTCGCGCGCCCCGGCCAGTTGGCGCTCCGAGGGTACGCTCGAGGACTACCTGACGGAGGCAGGCGTGGCGGGCCTGACCGGCGTGGACACGCGCGCGCTGACCCGACACATCCGCTCCGCCGGGGCCATGCGCGCGGCGATCGCGGCCCCCGGCACCGACAAGGACGCGCTGCTGGCCGAGATCCGCGCCCAGCCAGGCATGGAGGGGCGCGACCTGTCCGGCGAGGTGACCACCGCGGAGCCGTACGTCACGCCGGCGGCGGGGCGGCGGCGCTTCCGAGTGGCCTCGCTGGACTTCGGCGTGAAGAGCCGCTCGCTGGACATGCTTGCCGAGCGCGGCTGCGAGTGCCACACGCTGCCCGCGAGCGCGGGCCTGGAGGACGTGGAGGCGCTGGATCCGGACGGCGTCTTCGTGTCGAACGGCCCGGGAGACCCGGCCGCCATCCCGGACGCGGATGCCGTGCTGCGCGCGGTGGCAGAAAGAGGCGTGCCCATCTTCGGCATCTGCCTGGGCTGCCAACTGATCGCGCGCTCCTGGGGGGCGGACACCTACAAGCTCCTGTACGGCCACCGCGGCGGGAATCACCCCGTGCGGAGGGTGGAGGACGGGGCGGTGGAGATCACCAGCCAGAACCACGGCTTCGCGGTGCACGCGGACGGCGAGGAGGGGGTGAGCGGGGCGCCAGATCTGGTGGTCACGCACTGCAACCTCAACGACGGAACCGTGGAGGGCGTTGCACACCGCTCCCTGCCGGTTTTCGCGGTCCAGTATCACCCCGAGGCGGCTCCCGGGCCGCACGACGCGAGCTACCTCTTCGACCGCTTCGTGGCGGCCATGGAAGAGCGTCTGAATCGGGGTTGA